The nucleotide window TAATCCCTTATAAACCACTCAAATTTCACTTCCCTCACCAATGTGGGATGGAGGAAACATACCAACTTGTATGTTCTCCTTTaatatttccaacaatcccccaccaaGTTGGAATGTTTCCTTTCACTTAGACTGATGATGTCACTAGGTGTCACGGAGATTAAACCCAGTTTATGTTGATAAACAAGAAGAGACAGATTTGATGGTGTCCTATGGAATTAAACCATTAACCTGATAGCCCCCTTCGGTTTACCCCCACACATCACCAGCTGACTTTGCATTCTCACTGAGCGCCAATATGGTTGTGCGCTATAAATCCTTTTCATGACCCTTTAGAAGATAAACCACTAATCTTAACTTGAGGCGACACCACCCCTAGATCATATAGGTGAAGTTTTACATCATCCATGTTGCTTGGATGCCTCCAAAACTTTGTTAAGAGCATTAGCTCACCCTTGTTCTCGGCAACGACATACTATCATACCTCACATGGATCTATCAAAAATTGATAGTACCTTCTATCGTTAAGTGACTTTGTTTTTACCCATTAAACTTGAGAAATAGGAGCACTAAGTTCAAGTTGGGTTTCTATCACTAACGATTCTATTGTGGTTTTAGACCAATGTCTCTCGCGGTATTCACAACCAAATCTCTCGTCAGAGGTTTAGTAAACGGATCTGCCAAGTTCCTACTTGTCTTGACATAGACAACCTTGATGGTACCACTTTCAAGCAGTTGTGTCATATAATTGTGCCGAAGACCTATGTGTCTTGACCTCCCATTATACACTGCGTTGTATACTTTAGATAGTGTGGCCTCAATATCACAATACATGGGAATGGACGGCATTGGAACATCCCACAGACGGATGTCAGTAAGAAGATCTCTAATCCACTCCGCTTCCTTACCAGCCGCAGCTAGTGCTATGAACTCAGCTTCCATAGTTGAGTGGGCAATACACGTCTGTTTCTTGCTCGCCCAAGAAATTGCTTCTCCTGCTAGAGTGTAAATCCACCCACTTGTAGATTTTGAATCACTGGTGTAATCAATCCAGCTTGCATCAGAATAACCTTCGAGTATTCTGGAAGAATACGTGTATGTCAGTTCTAAGTTACTGGTCCTTTTCAGGTATCCAAGTACTCTACCCACTGCCTTCCAGTGTTCTGTCCCTGGATTAACAATATACTGACTCAGTTTGCTTACAGCAAAAGCAACGTCATGACGAATGCAATGCGTTGCATACATCATACTTCCAATAGCACTCGCATACTCTAGTTGAGCCACTGCTCTTCCAGAGTTCACTTTAAGTTTCACACTTGGATCAAATGGGGTATTAAACTCTTTAATATTTAAGTGTTGAAACTTAGTCAGAATTTTCTCTATGTAATGAGATTGACTTAGAGAAATCTGACTTCCAGTTCTTTTCACCTTGATCCCAAGAATGGTATCAACTTCTCCTAGATCTTTCATCTTAAAGTTCGAGGacaaatatttcttagtttcagAAATACCTTCAAGGTGAGTGCCAATgatcaacatatcatcaacatagagacAAATCACCACTGTATTTAGTATAAATACATCTGTCAGCACTATTATGTCGAAAACCGAAAGCAGTCACAGTGGTATCAAATCTCTCATGCCACTGTTTAGGAGCTTGCTTCAAACCATACATAGATTTAATAAGTCTACACATTTTGTTCTCTTGTCCATGCATCACAAATCCTTCTGGTTGCTCCAAATAAATCTCCTCATTTAGATACCCATTTAGAAATGCagtctttacatccatttgatgggTGTACAGCCCTTTCAAGGCAGACACCGCTATTAGAGTTCCAATAGAACTAATTCTAGCCACAGGTGCATAGGTATCAAAATAGTCGATCCCTTCTCTCTGCCTATACCCTTAGAAACTAATCTCGCTTTATAGGCAGAGATGGATCCATCTGGATGATACTTCCTTTTGAAAGTCCATTTGGATCCAATAGGTTTCTTTCCCTTGGGTAGATCAGCTAACTCCCAAGTTCCATTTCCCATAATGGAATCCATTTCATCATTGACTGCCTCCTTCCACAAAGGAGCATCTCTTGATGACATTGCTTCGCTGAAAGTTTTAGGATCATCATCCAAATTTACAGCGAAAATGACCTCTCTCGTCACTTTCTTTTGAGTTCCCTCAACCAGGTAAGAAAAGAAATCATTTCCATAACTTTTCACTTTTCTAACTCTAGTACTTTTTCTCGGTTCTTCAACTATCGGTGAAGGTTGGACTCTTTTTTCAGAAGTACTAGAAGTTGTGGTGTAATttgagttttcatcatctctaGAAAACTTGTTCTCAAAGAATTCCACATCTTTGGATTCTACAACTGTACCTGATTCGTCACCCAACAATCGATAAGACTTACTATGCGGAGCATATCCAATGAATACACTCTTGAAAGCTCGTTCTCCTAGTTTGAGTGTCTTTGGATCAGGTACGCGATAATAGGCAAGACACCCCCAAACCCTCAAATGTTCTAGGTTTAGTTTTCTTCCTTTCCACAACTCATATGGGCTCGTAGGTATCACATGACTAGTGATCCTATTGTGAACATAACATGCGGTTAACAAAGCTTCCCCCACATATTACGAGGTAGATCCGATTGATTTAACATACAGTTAACCATCTCTACCAAGGTTCGGTTCTTTCTCTCAGCCAAACCATTTTGTTGGGGAGTATACGGTGCAGTTCTCTCATGTATGATGCCTTCCTCTTCGCAGAATGCAACAAACTTTCAGTTAAAGTATTCTCCGCCTCTGTCCGAGCAAAGAATTTTAATGCGTTTCTCTCGTTGTTTTTCAACCACAGCCTTATATACTTTAAATGCCTCAAAAGCTTCGTCTTTTGAATGCAATAAATAAACATATAAGTATCGGCTCGAGTCATCGCAGAAAGTGATAAAGTATCTCTTACCCCCACGAGTAAGGACTCCATTCAGTTTACAAATATCTGAATGAATTAGTTCTAGTAGTGATGTATTACGTTTATGGACACTTGGAAAAGGTTTCTTTATGAATTTTGATTTCACACAAGTTTCGcatttttcaaagtctttatcttttaattttagtAAACCTTTAGTTtgcattttttcaatgtttttaataTTAAACGTTTATGCCATAAAGAAATTGAACAAGCGATATAATCAGAAGACATAATTTCATTCAATTCAAAAACCAACTGCATTACATTGACCAAAAGTAGTACTATCACTACCACTATCACTATCACTATCACTTTCATTCCCAAAACCATCAATTACAGAAACACCCCCTTCATCCaagtcttcttcttcttcaatccCATCTTCAGCTAAGTCAAGGCGATACATTCCACCCGTGTTCGTTGCTTGACCCACATAGATGTTATCTAGAGAAAACTTCACATGGAGATTCTTGAGAACCAGCTTGTAACCATTTCGATCAAACTTATCAGCAGAAACAAGACCCTTGGTGATACCAGGAACATGCAACACGTCCTGAAGGGTAACCACTTGACCATCTTTAAAGTTTAGTCACACTGTGCCTTTACCACGGACTTCTACACGATGTCCATCAGCACATACCACCACTGTTCCTTGAGAACGGGACCATAAGTGAGAAATGAGCTACGATTCCCACAAACATGAACAGTGGCTCCAGAATCCAAAAACCATCCTCTACATGCCACAATGCGTGTATATTGAGAAAGCATGTTAACTTCTCCAAGACCCACATTGGCCACTAGATTGGTGactttctcaacatcaacagCACTTGTAGAACCAACCGTAGATCCAGATTTCCTTTGAGAGCACTCTCGTGCATAATGCCCGGTTTCTCCACAAACATGACATTTACCAGACCTCTTTGGTTGATGGTTGTTAGTTTGTTGTGACTTCTTGAATTCCTTTTTCTTTGGTGCTATAAACTTCTTATTCTTTGATGCCCATTTTCCCTTTTTGACCAGATCCTCCAGCAACATGATTCACACTCGATCCGACTTTACTTCTTTTGTCCCTGTTGCGCGTTTCCTCCTCAATTCGGAGGTGCTTCAACAGTTTGTCCAAAGAGTAGTCCTCAGACTTGTGCATCATtctctttgagaaatctttccaATTAGGAGGCCGTTTTGCAATAAAGACCCCTACTTGAAATATTTCTGGCAGCGGAATAGAAAGTGCGGTCAATTTGTTAACAAGAACTTGGAGTTCATGCACTTGCTCCAGGATTAACTTTTCATCAACCATTTGAAAGTCTAAGTACTTGGAAATAAGGTACTTGTTAGTACCTTCTTCATGAGCCTTGTACTTATCTTCCAAAGCTTTCCACAATTCTCTAGTACTTTTTACAGGCGTGTACAAGTCACAGAGACGATCCGAAAGAGAATTTTTGATGTGGCCAAGGCAAAGATCTTCAGCTTCCTTACGGACAAGTTTTTGCTTTGCCAAATCTTGATCTGGGACCTCTCCAGCCTCAAGAGGAGGGTCTTCAGGGATTTCAGGCAAGTTTGGATCAAGGATATAGTAGAGTTTCAGCACAACTAGCATGAACTTAACCTTGTCCGCCCAACGGGTATAGTTCTGACCATCGAATCTGTCCAACTTGACAAACTCTTGATTCATGAATCTCAGATTAGCTGTTGGTAGTTCATAGTCCATTAGTACTGTTGATTAAACACAAATAAAAtcctttaagattgttgaaaataTTTCAATCAAACAGTaaattaatataaactttattaaTTACCGAGTTATTGGCTAAACCAGTTTGTTCCAActtgagcaaactgattaaagaaaggtagaagAAGACTGTCCTGTTATCGGACGAATTAAAGAACACAAAAAATTAAAACCAACCTGGCGATTAAGAAAGGAGATCTTTGAACTGCACGGATGATTCCTGTCCTTAAAGGATTTTACGCGCTCGTATTGCTGTGAGCTGCAGCGTAAACTCCCAGGATTTAATGCAGAGCTTATCCGGTATTCCAACAGCAATGGAAACCAGAAAAACGCAGAGGCTGGAGAAGAAACTAGAGCACACAAAGTTGAGAGGCTGCGAAAAGCTGTGTCTCTAAATGGGTAGCAGGAGGCCTTTATTTATAAGTTGTGATCACAAAAGAGAATGAGAAAAACGGGGAATGGGATAACCCTCCAGAACAAAATTCGGTTGCTGGAGATAACCCACAAGAATTCGAATTACTAGAGATAACCCCCACTGTTTCGAATTCACCTCTATCTCAATCTTATCTCATTCGATCCACACACCTGAACCGGACTctagctaaaaataaaaactcCTCAGCTCCAAGCGACGATACGAACGTGCGCCCATTCGCGAGCTCGCAGCTTAGCTCGGCGCACGTGTGGACTTTATCCACTTCTCAACCCATCTAACACTTTGGTGACCTATAAGGAGTAATCCCTTATAAACCACTCAAATTTCACTTCCCTCACCAATGTGGGATGGAGGAAACATACCAACTTGTATGTTCTCCTTTAATAAACCACTCAAATTTCCTTTCCCTTATAAACCACTCAAATTTCACTTCCCTCAAATTTCACAGAAGCAGGTGACAATATCCAGTAACAGTTGTTGTGAGCAGCAGTGGTTCTTGATGGTGTTCGGGTCGGGATCAACCATGGTCAAACATACTCAACCAACTCAAAGTCTGACAACAGTAGGTCAAGCATGGTCAACAGAGAGGTATAGTCGAACCGGACAACTTATTTATTTAATTTGATGCTTCTAACATGTATACTGTGGGACAAACGAGCATAAGACGACACGAACCGATTAGACATTACTAACACACTAGAAGCGAATGAATATCATAAGACGGCACGAACCAATGGAATCAATAATTAAACATTATCAATATATTACTTCGGGATATAAATAAAGAGATAGGGTCGATGTGGTAGTTAATGAATACAAGGATTATGGGACATTAGACAAATAGGTAATTGATCATCGAGACCTTGAGCAAAAACTTAAATATGTATATTGACAACTCATGACCTTTGGGACATATTTCAAAATCAAAGACATAATAAATGCTTTTGGGATTTGGATGTTAACCAAAGAAATTTGGGCATAGGATTATTTATGGATTACAAATTTACAATCAGAATTATTAATGCAAAGAGTGGAGATATAGAGAAAGCATATATTAGGCTGACTTGAAAATGGTGTGGCAATCCAAGTATGCAGTCATAGAAGCTACGCTCAGCTAAGCTCTTGTTTCATCAGTTTTTGAATAAAGAACAGAAAATCATTCACTTAGTTATAGAACTTGACACACCCTGTTACGATTCAAATTGCAAATCCATATGCTATAGCCAATGTTAAATTTTCTTACTCACAGGATATTAAGTATTAAAATCTTCTTTTACAAATGTGGCTTATTTCTTTTAATACCCCTAATATAATATGCTTATTGATTAATTTGTGCCTTTGCAACTGGAATGAAGCAACAAGTGTTGATTATATGTGGATCTAATACCTACATGTTATTTGCAGAAGCAGAAGAACTTGTAGTTTGTAAGTGAAGATGGAATGAAGAAGTTGTTTGGTTAGACTATTAAATTGAAAAATAAGATTATTAGGACACAAAATTAGACTTTTGTTATCAAGGCAGCACCATATTTGGATTTACATAGGCTTCTAGATGTTGTCGTTTCCTCTTTTGAACCAAATCATATGGTTTTCTCGATTTTCATGATGTTGTATCAAAAAAAAATCTTAGATTTCTTAAAAGAAAAAGCGATGATTGACCTTTGATCAACAAAGTTTAGGAAATCGTTATAAACAGATTGGTCacgagtgttttagcataatgtTTTCATACTTTTTTTACTGTATTTAAAGTTGTATTCATCATCTTTGCTTTATTAGCTATCTCCATTGGTAATCTTTGCTTCTTTGCTCATTTTACATTTTTACACCTAATTGTCATACATTACTTAACTATATTTCGGGTCAACTATTGCTCTATAGTTATGAATTTATCATACAATATTTAGTGCTTAATTCACTTACAACTACTATGCTCATAAACACTTTACCACTGAAGAAGACTTTTTATTTGCTTAAGTTGAGTGTTGTACACAATTTCATTGCTGGCACAACATTTGAATTGTATTTGGAAGCTCTATCAATATCCGTTGTTAGAGAGGCTAAATATTAACCTATCAACCTAAATTTAATCTTAACCGTTAGCCACCCGCAAGACGGTGGGAAGCCAATGTTTAAAATACAAATAGCCATGACACTAATCTCGACCCGACCCACCAGCAAGACTTACCAGCATATATATGGTAGCCGCTATACCTATGCAGTTTAGAAGAATTGTAAAATCAGAACCCAGTTTTTGAAAATCTTTACATAAATCGATAAATGAGCCCCGCGCAAGGCGCGGGTGGATAAAACCTAGTTACCATAagaaaagggttaaaaataatttataaagATTATGAATTAGCTTTTGTTgaaaactaaaaacaatataGTGAATTTAGcattattattacaatttaataataaacaactattTATTTTTCAGTTTATGAATATTATTTGTTTTCAATCAAAgtatcaaaacaaaaaaaaaaaacataaacatggtataacattacaaaacaaaaaaTGCCTCTAGAGAACACAAATTATACTTCCCTTGCGATAATGAATTGATAAAGACTGCATAAGCACCTAAATTTTCAACCCAGAATGGATTGCCACCACTCCTCCCACAAGATTTTCATACTCGACCTTTTGAAAACCGGCATCCGCGATCATTGAAGCAAAAACCTCCTAAAAAAGTAAAAAGCACCATGTTTTATAATCAATATCCGACATACAATTCTAAGAGTGGATCGGGTCAAACTTGTTGAGAGTCTCCCCCAAGTTAATGTTTGATGAATGCAAAAATGAGTTAACAATGCTTACGGGTAAAAAAATATATACCTGAGGAGGAAAACGCCGCACGCTCTCCACTAAATACTGATAAGAATCACGATCTCCTGCAACAAGCTCTCCCATAACTGGAATGACGGAGAACGAGTATTGATCATACCTGATtattaagcaaacaaaacaatatcagagtgaagaaacacattttattaaattaccatATTTAGAAAACTAAAAGTAGTCCActtttgactttaaaaagtcaacacaATGatctttcttttttttaaaaatccaaaatgTGTCTATTGTCTATTCTTTTGCTTGAACCAAAGGAAATAGGCATCAATTTAACAATTAAAAACATAAAACGCACTGTCATGTAATTCTATGCATGCAGATGATGTTATGTTCGTTGAAGAGTGGTCAAATACAAACTTGCAATACTTATCGAGAATATTGGGGCGGGGACGGAAAAAGATGGAGGATTGGGGATTAAAAAGGCTTAGAACAATCAGTTTGGCACTTTTGTCCAAATGCATTTGTAGGATGAAAAAGGAAGATGTTTCTTTATGGCTCAAGTGTATTAGGGCGATCAATAACATAGAGAACCGGGATTTTGGTAGAATGGGCAAACAGTCCATAACGGGCCCATGGTCGAAGATCGTTAAAGTAGTGATCCAGTTGGAAAAAGAAGAGTTTTGCAGGTAGAGGACCTGGTTCCATCTGCCGTGAGAAATTTCGCATGGGTGAAATGTTCCTCTAAAAGTCCCGTGCTTCGCGTGGCGTTTAGTACAGAACCGTATTCCTTTACCGACAAATATAGCTACAGGGGTATAATGGTAACTTCTACAGCTTGTAAACGGTGCTCATTGCAGGATGAAACAAACGGCAGATCATGTGTTTGTATCCTGTCAATTTGCAGCAAGTGTTTGGTCTGGGCTATCGAATTGGTGCAAGATGGATCTACAAGGGAAAATTTCGCTAATGGAGATTTTAGGTGTGGTCTCGGAAACAATATATTGTTTTGAAACTACTTACAGCTGCTTGAAAACTGGAGTGTCTACATGGCTAAGTTCAAGGCAAAGGAATCTCCCTCCCTTTTTCAGTACCCTGATCAAAAAGAAAACTATTAACAGAGAACGATTTGTCATTGATGACAAATATTTAAATCAAAATTTTACAGAATATTTATCAAGCACCTGTATGCTTCCGCAAGAACTTTTTCAATATGTGTAACATTCCTAATACCAAAAGCGATGGTGTAACCATCCATTGAGTTATCCTCAAACGTAAGCCTTTCTGCGTCTCCCTCAATCCATGTGAGAGATCCCAAATCTCCAAGCCCTAAACAGTTGGAAGATATACGGTGGTTAATAAACTTGCATTATCTCTCTAaccaatacatacatacatacatacatatacacacgAATAAACGCACACTTACCTCTTTGTTGGGCTCGCTTTCGACCAACGTTTAACATATTTGGATTAATATCACAAACATGTATTTGTGTTTCTTCATGCAAATCATCTTCGAGTGTGTCATCTACGGCTCTGCGGTGGACACTATATATAGTTTCCAGGATCCTGAAAGCAACATCACCTGTGAAGTTTAATAAACATCAACTTCTCTGAAAAGAAAGAAagtaatttataaattaaaaaaaaaaaaaaaaaaactaacctgTGCCACCAGCTACATCGAGATGTTTCATCCCAGGAAACGGACTCAATTTTGAAACCAATCTGGAAAAAAGAGCGGGAATATAATAATACAAGCCTGGTGGCCGAATGATGGAATATGAAATGAAGTTTTGAAGTTTACCTCTCTTTCCACAACCGATGCAGTCCACCACTCATGAGATCATTCATGATGTCATAGTTGGATGCAACTTTGGTGAAGACGTTACCAACTAATTGGCTTTTATCTTCTTCATTTACTTCTTTAAATCCTGCAGTACAACTAACAAGTCAATACCGGGATTTTCTTTTCATAAAGATGTAATGGTCAGTAAGGTTGACGTACCAAAGCTAGTAGCATGGGAATGCAGTGTAGCTGCAGGAGTGAACATGGGCAAAATCTTGCTCCTCAAGCTACGGGCAGCTATTCTGACCGGCATTCTTATAACTCTGTCGGGGTCAACAAACAAGATTAATGTTAAGCCTGAATTTGAGATAGAGAGAGAAACTCGAGAGAGGAAATTATTTCACGTTCAAGCTATGTTCTGTTTTATCCAGGCAAGCAACAGCCCCTATTCCAGCCCTGTTTTATTGGTAAAAAAGGATCAAACGTGGAGAATGTGCGTAGGTTATCGCGCGTTAAACAAGATTATGGTGGCCGGCAGGCATCCCATCCCTAACATTGATGAGCTACTCGACGAGTTATACGGGGCAACGGTGATTTCAAAAATCGATTTGAAATCGGACCATTATCAAATCAGGGTGAGTGATCAAGACGTGGCTAAAACAGCCTTTCGAACTCACTACAGGCATTATGAATTCAAGGTTACGCCTTTCGGTCTATCTAACGCCCCGTCCACTTTTGTTACGAACAGTTTCGTAATAACAGTAGATGATCGAAAGATAGAGAAGAAGAACACAAGAGAAGAGGAAAACTCAATTCAATCGATGGTTAAGTCTGTTACAACGCACACACTATATAGCCACTAACTACCAATAACCCCCTAGACTATACAACAATTACATATAGGCCCCTTtacttattttgacccgtaaCAATACTCTCCCCTTATAAGACttttgacctcaaaagtcaaaaTAATAATAAGATACCCACTAATCACAAGTATCAAAAACAATTGCATGTGCTTTATTCCAACAATGAAGACCACAACAGTATCCGCCGAAGGTAATGCAGTATGAGTTGTCCAAATAATCCGTCATGTCTTCACCTATATTTTGCTCCAACTTCAATAGCATTTGACATTGTTGCATAAAGAAGATCATCTTAATAGCTTCCCTAATCCACAGTTGGAGCACAAGCACACTCAAAAGTTGCAACAACAAACTGATCACTCTGTTGACTTCCCAATTTAGACACCAACCATTTTTTTTACCACTTGACCAGTTCCAATATGCCTTAATACTCCATAGTTTTACCAAACTACCCTCTGCTGTCTTAATACTCCAGAGTTTTAACAAACTATCAGCACCACTAGAAACACAAACAAACTGAGCACCATGACTACGAACCTGAACTATGAAAATGCATGTTCTGCAGCCCTCAAATGTTATAAAACAGTTACCATTAGGACTTAGATATGCAGTATATGTGTGGAAAACCCAATTGAATGATAGGAACCAACTTTCTTGGAacaaaaaactcatttttaatacATATTGCCAACCCGGTTTCCATTCAAACGTTTTTACCCTCGCCAACTCAAACTTATGCTTTTCACTTCTAAGTTTTTTCCACATTTTAGCCAGCACCTTAAGGGCATTTTCTGTTTCTTCTTGAAATCTATACAAGCGAGATGAAAACCCGTATCTAAGGATATCACCAGAATGTAACTTCACATACCATTTTTTCCTTACCTGAATTTTTTCCACAACCACACCTTCCCGATTTAACACAACTAATGGGTCAACTAGAATATTTTCAAGACTTTTCTGCACCATATCAAATCGAGCCTTAAGTCCTATGTTTTCTTGATCATAAAGTATCACAGGGACTGTTGTGCTGTTGTCAACATTAACCCTTTCAAATTCAACACCCACATCTTGCTTGAAAGACTCACTACCATGTAAATTCTTAGAAAAATCAGTTCCTAAAAACTCATTATCACCGAGTTCTTGAACAAAAACAATAGACT belongs to Helianthus annuus cultivar XRQ/B chromosome 5, HanXRQr2.0-SUNRISE, whole genome shotgun sequence and includes:
- the LOC110942910 gene encoding uncharacterized protein LOC110942910, producing MDYELPTANLRFMNQEFVKLDRFDGQNYTRWADKVKFMLVVLKLYYILDPNLPEIPEDPPLEAGEVPDQDLAKQKLVRKEAEDLCLGHIKNSLSDRLCDLYTPVKSTRELWKALEDKYKAHEEGTNKYLISKYLDFQMVDEKLILEQVHELQVLVNKLTALSIPLPEIFQVGVFIAKRPPNWKDFSKRMMHKSEDYSLDKLLKHLRIEEETRNRDKRSKVGSSVNHVAGGSGQKGKMGIKE
- the LOC110940315 gene encoding 2-methoxy-6-polyprenyl-1,4-benzoquinol methylase, mitochondrial; amino-acid sequence: MPVRIAARSLRSKILPMFTPAATLHSHATSFGFKEVNEEDKSQLVGNVFTKVASNYDIMNDLMSGGLHRLWKERLVSKLSPFPGMKHLDVAGGTGDVAFRILETIYSVHRRAVDDTLEDDLHEETQIHVCDINPNMLNVGRKRAQQRGLGDLGSLTWIEGDAERLTFEDNSMDGYTIAFGIRNVTHIEKVLAEAYRVLKKGGRFLCLELSHVDTPVFKQLYDQYSFSVIPVMGELVAGDRDSYQYLVESVRRFPPQEVFASMIADAGFQKVEYENLVGGVVAIHSGLKI